A portion of the Carcharodon carcharias isolate sCarCar2 chromosome 18, sCarCar2.pri, whole genome shotgun sequence genome contains these proteins:
- the LOC121290751 gene encoding putative protein FAM172B: protein MEEAMIPQQLENAKRLKEFNFYFNDKGQLRHMETNQPFVYKQYSNMSNLNHQWYKAFGTVLAEYVYELLEKECQLKRVYIPFDTAEDGSKSFCFMTEGALTNSSKLIVLLQDRGVMRAGTWSQQLIVHDCLDTGTQIPFIKQAVREQYEVIVLNSNDNFMAIKQDDTEEKKQCDFDQKDHNLKLEQIPKRGFETPEAHAFYIWDHFISKSPEVNVAFIVHGYGGLAFVNLLNERKDVMSKVYAVAFINSAHNADHQNVGQIGRNWIEKKCRNWLLSSKPLDKLVPSVRTGCAQVSAGTENHDLAPSTCLHSIFKYLKKVANVQKTNQFIRSPIVTRSLSKKLKAKKKRK, encoded by the coding sequence ATGGAAGAAGCAATGATTCCTCAGCAACTGGAAAATGCAAAAAGACTGAAAGAATTCAATTTCTATTTCAACGATAAAGGGCAACTGAGACACATGGAAACAAACCAACCATTTGTTTATAAACAATATAGTAATATGAGCAACTTGAACCACCAGTGGTACAAAGCCTTTGGAACAGTTCTGGCCGAGTATGTATACGAACTCTTGGAAAAAGAATGTCAACTGAAACGCGTCTATATTCCCTTTGATACAGCAGAGGATGGTTCTAAAAGTTTCTGCTTCATGACTGAGGGTGCCTTGACTAATTCTTCCAAGTTAATTGTTCTACTGCAAGATCGTGGAGTCATGCGGGCTGGTACATGGTCCCAGCAATTGATTGTGCATGACTGCCTGGACACTGGCACTCAAATCCCTTTTATTAAGCAAGCTGTAAGGGAGCAGTATGAAGTGATTGTATTAAACAGTAATGACAACTTTATGGCTATTAAGCAAGATGACACAGAAGAGAAAAAACAATGTGATTTTGATCAAAAAGATCACAACTTAAAGCTTGAACAAATACCAAAAAGAGGTTTTGAAACTCCTGAAGCACACGCCTTCTACATTTGGGACCACTTTATATCTAAGTCTCCTGAGGTGAATGTAGCCTTCATAGTCCATGGCTATGGTGGGTTGGCATTTGTGAACCTCTTAAATGAGCGTAAAGATGTAATGAGCAAAGTCTATGCTGTGGCCTTCATAAACTCTGCTCACAATGCAGACCATCAAAACGTTGGGCAAATAGGTCGGAATTGGATAGAAAAAAAATGCCGTAACTGGTTATTGAGCTCCAAACCTCTAGACAAGCTTGTACCctcagtgaggacaggctgtgcaCAGGTTTCTGCAGGCACTGAAAACCATGACTTGGCCCCCTCAACTTGCCTTCACTCTATTTTCAAGTACCTGAAGAAAGTTGCAAATGTGCAGAAAACTAATCAATTCATTCGATCACCAATTGTTACAAGAAGTTTAAGTAAGAaactgaaagcaaaaaaaaagagaaagtaG